TAATTGCTCGTTATATGAATATGAATTGGAATATGCCGATTAAAAATGATTAAAATGGAGGGGTTTTCCCTCCTAAATAACAAACAAGGAGTCTTTACCGAAGACGTTGTAAATTGAAAAATGTTATATCATCAAAACTATACCCCTTTGCTTTTTAATTTATTCGTAATCTCATTTCTTCCATTTTCAGAAACTCTTTTTCTAAATCCGAAAGAGCTTTATCCGTTTCTCCGCTTTCTATAGCTGGGACCTCTTTTGTATTTAAATTCTTTCTAATGTTTTTATTGCCTAATCCACTTTTTTAGTGTTTCTTCGCTTTTTATATGAGCCAAAGCTACAACAGCCTCTGTCCAATCTCTTTTAATTCTTTTCCTTCCATATTGGCATTTCTAAAGTTCGTTCAATTAGCTGTTCTGTATGATGTATTTCCAAATTAAATTTAGGTAGGTTCTCAGGTGTTGTACAAAAATTATTACACTAAATATAATGCAAAATTCATATAAAATATACGAACACAGCAATAAAATCAATCTTCCAAAAAAGGAATAATAAATTTTATTTTAGACAAACTTTTACTATAGAGATTACGAATGTCTGCGAATTAATTAATGTAATTATTTTGCCTTTAAATTATTCTCGTTGTATGACAACAAAATATAAACGAGGTTGAAATTATAAAGAGGGAGTTGCCTGTTCGTGAATGATTGTAATTGTGACTTTACACCGATGGAACGCGTATTAAAAGAGGATATTCGACATGTTATAGACGTATTACAGAATAGTTTAGATGAAATGGGAGTGGGGAATGACAACTATTGTCTTCTTGGCAATTTTGAAAATGTAAAAGACAAATTTAGTGCAATCGAACTTAAGGCTGCTACTTTCTATTTGAATTGTTATTTGGCCCCGTATACAGATAAATATCCAGAAATATCAATTTGTGCACAAAAATTATCAAATAAAAGACATGGTGGTTTAATCGTCATTCAAAGGGAAGATTCCCTGTCATCTTTAATACAATCAGGGATAACTATAAACGCCGAACTAACTCATTCCTTATTGGAATCCATTTTTTATCCTGGCAATCCATTACATGACGGGGCTGTTTTAGTCAATAAAAATCATATTAAATCTGCAGCAAATGTACTTCCACTTTCCAATAAATCTGCAGGTGATAAAAAGTTAGGTACGCGTCATCGAGCGGCCATCGGTTTATCTGAGCGAAGTGATGCACTGGTGCTAGTGATATCAGAGGAAACCGGTAGAGTATCATTTGCCTTAAGAGGCGAGCTTTACCCGATTACAATCTGAGCTATTTTCAAGTATTAATTTAATATATTCTTTGTCAAAATGACTTCATATAAATTGTGTAAATAATTTAAATAATTGTGTAAAATTCTTAAATCCTTGGTATAAAGGGGGGCAAAAGATCGCAATGTAAGTCTGCCCCTTTTATTCATTTTAGTTATGATTCGAACAAATCAATAGATTCTCTCTGATATTCTCTGAAGATAGGTGTTTGCAGTTATTTGGATATCAGCATGCGTATGTCTTAATAAGTGTACGGATTTCGCCATCTGTATATATGAGGGGGAAAGGGGGTAGCGAAATGCTCATCAAAAGCTAGATGGGGATAAAGCGAATAAGGATGATGCTTCCCACTTTTGTGAAACCATTTTCTAATTTTACGAAAGATAGATGGCTCACTCTTCAGGTCTTGGTCCAACTGGTTGACCAGAATTTTCCACGGTCAGAATTGGTCGTATTGTAATATCATCATTCACAATAATTTGACAGGATAAACGCAAAAAATCTTCAATTATATGATTACCAGTGCCTTTATTGCTCAAAGCATTCTTTTCTTTGTTGGTCAATTCTAAATAATCTCCAGCCATTATCTCAACTCGACAAGTCGTACAGCGTGCTTTTCCTCCACAACGATGAAGAATATTTACTCCGTTATCTTCCAGGGCTAAAACTAATTTTTTCCCTTTTTCAACTTCAAAAGTCTGTCCACCAAATATAGTGACATATGGCATTTCAAATCACCTCAGATCCAATCATTCAATAATCTATTTATGGACTTGTTAAGCAAACTTTAGACAAAATATAATGATTTAAAATGAAATAACATCAGAATTTTTTTATAAACCTCGATAGTCTATATTTAAAATTTAATAGAAAGTAGATAAAGGGATTTTCAGTAATTGATTTCAATAATGAACATTAAATAAGCAATATATTGGACAAATTCATGATTCTGTGTAAAAATGGTAAATATGCTGATTAGCTAGTTTTGAAGTTATTGGCATTCTACTAATGTTTTTGAAGATACTTATTCACACTGGCGTGACTATGGGGTCACAAGGACGCGAAAGAAGGTAGGGTTCGCGTTGCTTAAGTTAGAAAGCTTTCCAGTGGAATTTTACCGCGGCAAGAAAGATAGACTTTCTCGTAAATATTCCCCGGATGATCGGGTTGAAATTAGAACATTCATAAATTAGCTAATAAATAATTCAAGGGGTACGCTCAAAGTTGAGTGTACCCCTTGTCCAATTTATAAAAGCAACTTCAATAATTAAACCGATAGAGAATTTTACAAAAGTGAAAGGGGAATGTTAAATGCAACCTATTTTTTCTCGTGTCCTGATAAAAGATAAAAACAATCATATTTTAGTTGTTCAAGATAGAGAAAGCGTTTGGAATTTTCCAGGCGGTAAACAAGAAATTGGCGAAACACCAGTAGAATGTGCTATACGAGAAGTAAAAGAAGAAATAGGACTAGATGTACATAAACTTACAGAGATTGTTCA
This window of the Rummeliibacillus pycnus genome carries:
- a CDS encoding 2Fe-2S iron-sulfur cluster-binding protein produces the protein MPYVTIFGGQTFEVEKGKKLVLALEDNGVNILHRCGGKARCTTCRVEIMAGDYLELTNKEKNALSNKGTGNHIIEDFLRLSCQIIVNDDITIRPILTVENSGQPVGPRPEE
- the cdaS gene encoding sporulation-specific diadenylate cyclase CdaS translates to MNDCNCDFTPMERVLKEDIRHVIDVLQNSLDEMGVGNDNYCLLGNFENVKDKFSAIELKAATFYLNCYLAPYTDKYPEISICAQKLSNKRHGGLIVIQREDSLSSLIQSGITINAELTHSLLESIFYPGNPLHDGAVLVNKNHIKSAANVLPLSNKSAGDKKLGTRHRAAIGLSERSDALVLVISEETGRVSFALRGELYPITI